The following nucleotide sequence is from Cyanobacteriota bacterium.
GCACAATGGCATTGGCGAGGCCATCGCTGCTATCCATGCCTGTGGGGACTGGACGTGAGTTGAGCAGGGGTAGCACATCTAACCGAGGAATAGGACGCTGATGAGCATGGATGAAGGTGGCTCGATCGTCAGCAGAAAGGGTAAGGCCTGCCTGGGGATTGGTCAAGAGTTCTAGACCAGCACGGGAAGCCCCGTGGTAGCCCGTGACTACGATTGCATCACCAGGTTGAGCGGTCGATCGCCGCATGGCCCGATCGGGTGCAACCTGTCCCAAGGCTGTAATTGCCAGAGACAGCACCGACGAGCGACAGATATCCCCCCCCACGATTGGTACCTGATAGGGGTGAAGACAATCCCTCATGCCTTGATACAATTCCTCGACCCAATGCACAGGGCAGTGGTCTGGCAATGTTAGCCCTACGGTAATTCCCAAGGGCATTGCTCCCATAGCTGCGAGGTCAGACAAGTTGGCAGCAGCAGCCCGCCAGCCTGCATCAGCCGGACTAGTGGTGAGAATTGTAGGAGTCGCTAGCCCTACGCTAAAATGCACCCCATCCACCAGCACATCACTGGTCACGACCAATGATTGACCAGGGGGCAGCGTTAGGATGGCACCGTCATCCCCCACGACCTCTACAGGACAAAACTGTTGCACTAGCTTGAGCAATCCCTGTTCGCCGATCGTATTGACAGTGGGAGACATTTTCGTGATTTATGCGTGATTTATGCGTGATTTAAGTCCTTAAGAAGCCTTGGCTAGGCCACTGTGCCGAATTAGAGCCTGGGTGTTGGGTTCTCGGCCTCGGAAGGCTTTGAATACTTCCATGGGGTGTTGACTACCACCAAGGGCCAATATGGTGTCACGATAGCGGCGGCCTGTGGCTGCGATCGCGGCTTCGTTGTCTAAGCCTGCATCTTCAAAGGCGGCAAAGGCATCAGCACTGAGAACCTCTGCCCACTTATAGCTGTAGTAGCCCGCAGCATAACCACCCGCAAAGATATGCCCAAAGGCACAGAGAAACTCATCCTCTGGTAGGGGCGGCATTACGGTTGTGGTTTGGGCAATGCGACGACGTACATCCGATGGGGTCTCGGTTCCACCGGGTCGATACCGATGGTGTAGCTCAATATCCACATAGCTAAAGTGGAGTTGCCGGAGCATGGCGCTACCGCTCATGTAGTTTTTGGCAGCCAACAGTTTTTGGTAATACTGCTCTGGCAGTGGTTCGCCAGTTTCGTAGTGACGAGCCATGCTAAATAGGGTGGAGCGATCGTAGCACCAGTTTTCCATAAATTGGCTGGGCAGTTCCACGGCATCCCACTCGATGTTGTTGATCCCGGCGGCACCTGCGTAGTCTACCTGGGTAAGCATATGTTGCAACCCATGGCCAAACTCATGGAACAGTGTCTCTACCTCGGCAAAGGTCATGAGGCTGGGCCAATCTCCAACCGGAGGTGTTTGGTTACAGATGAGATAGGCTACAGGTAGGCGGGTTTTAGGAGAGCCATCTTCAATCAGACGGGCACGCCCAATGCAGTCATCCATCCAGGCTCCCCCCCGCTTTTCTGCTGGACGACTGTAGGGATCCAGGTAGAAGTAGGCGATCGCTGCCCCCTGTTCATCAGCAATTTGAAAGTAGCGCACATCAGGATGCCACACGGGTGCTAGCCCATCAGCGGGAGTTACTGTCACACCAAATAGGCGGTTGACTAGCCCAAACAAACCATTCAGCACTTGCGGCAGGGGGAAGTAGGGGCGCAACTCTTCTGCTTTGAAGTCAAATAAGGCTTCTCGTCGCCGCTCTGACCAAAAGGCAACATCCCAATGCTTGAAATCAGCCGCTTCTGGAGCCTGTTGTTCAGCCGCAAAGGCTTTGAGGTCTTGTAACTCTTGTACAGCGGCCTGATAAC
It contains:
- the thiL gene encoding thiamine-phosphate kinase, with translation MSPTVNTIGEQGLLKLVQQFCPVEVVGDDGAILTLPPGQSLVVTSDVLVDGVHFSVGLATPTILTTSPADAGWRAAAANLSDLAAMGAMPLGITVGLTLPDHCPVHWVEELYQGMRDCLHPYQVPIVGGDICRSSVLSLAITALGQVAPDRAMRRSTAQPGDAIVVTGYHGASRAGLELLTNPQAGLTLSADDRATFIHAHQRPIPRLDVLPLLNSRPVPTGMDSSDGLANAIVQICRASGVGAQVDLQTLPMPPAFAAWLPQSQAIDWTLYGGEDFELVLCLPPEPAKALVAQLGNGSAIIGTIQAAPEIMLIDPKGHYPPQPLSLDRGFQHFT
- a CDS encoding M3 family metallopeptidase — its product is MTLASTTENPLLIGKGLPPFDAIQPHHVVPAMTQLLTELEQELTQLEATVQPTWSSVVEATERLHDRLSWSWGIVNHLMGVKNSPELRQAHEAVQPQVVQFYNRLSQSRPLYDALKALRHSTEWDTLEPAQRRIVEAGIRNAELSGVGLEGEAKERFNQIQTRLAELSSKFSNNVLDATKAFRLVLTQPDEVVGLPPSLLSLAAQSAIAAGYPQATPETGPWCITLDYPSYMPFLQHSQRRDLRETLYRAFISRAASGDLDNKPLIDEILALRQEEATILGFPSYAELSLASKMAPNVAAVEGLLDELREASYQAAVQELQDLKAFAAEQQAPEAADFKHWDVAFWSERRREALFDFKAEELRPYFPLPQVLNGLFGLVNRLFGVTVTPADGLAPVWHPDVRYFQIADEQGAAIAYFYLDPYSRPAEKRGGAWMDDCIGRARLIEDGSPKTRLPVAYLICNQTPPVGDWPSLMTFAEVETLFHEFGHGLQHMLTQVDYAGAAGINNIEWDAVELPSQFMENWCYDRSTLFSMARHYETGEPLPEQYYQKLLAAKNYMSGSAMLRQLHFSYVDIELHHRYRPGGTETPSDVRRRIAQTTTVMPPLPEDEFLCAFGHIFAGGYAAGYYSYKWAEVLSADAFAAFEDAGLDNEAAIAATGRRYRDTILALGGSQHPMEVFKAFRGREPNTQALIRHSGLAKAS